The genomic stretch GCTGATCTCGTCGAACTTCACGGCGGCGAGCCCGTGATCCACGAAATCCCACCCACGGAGGGGTTCGACCCCGAATCAGTCAAAGAGGCCGTCGAAGAACACGACCCCGCGGTGGCAACGATGGTTCACTGCGAGACTCCGACGGGTGTGTTGAACGACCTCGACGCCGTTCTCACAGTCCTCGACGAGGCGGGCGTGCTGACGATCTGCGATGCGGTCTCGTCGCTGGGCGGGACCGAGGTGCCGACCGAATTCATCGATATCTGTCTGGGGGCCTCACAGAAGTGTTTCAGCGCGCCGCCCGGGCTCGCGACACTGTCGGTGAGCGAGGCGGCCTGGAAGCGAATCGAGGCGATCGACCAGCGCTCCTTCTATCTGAACCTCGAACCGTGGCACGACCTCGGGTTCGACGATCCGCCCGCGGGGTTTCCGTACACCCACTCGGTGTCGGACCTCTACGCACTGGACGCGGCGCTCGATCGTCTGCTGGAGGAGGGTATGAACGACGTCTTCGAGCGCCACGAGCGGGCGGCCGAGCACTGTCGGGAGCGTGGGCGCGAACTCGGACTGGCGCCGTTCGCCCCGGAGTTGACTTCCCCGACCGTCACCGCCTTCGCGGTCGAGAACGCGGGCGACCTCCAGCGGCAGGTCGCCGAGGAGGGCGTCGTCCTCGCGACGGGGTTGGGCGAGTATTCGGAGTCGATCCTCCGGGTGGGCCACATGGGCTACAACGCCGAGATCGAGCGAGTCGATCGGGCGATGGACGCGCTCGCGGCCGCCCTCGACTGATCCCGTCGGGTTCGGCAGTGACAGTTATCGTGATTCGAGACGAATGAACGTCATGTCAGTGGATACACCTTCCGAACCGGACGAGCTCGATTCGGACGCGAACATGGGGACGGGGCTGGCTCTCGGCGTCGCCCTCGGGGTCGGAATCGGGGTTGCGACGGACAACCTCGCGCTATGGCTTCCGATAGGAGTCGCACTCGGGGTCGCCTTCGGAGCGGGCATGGGAACGCGATAGCGAAGCGGCGACGCATGGCATCACCGACACGTATTACCAGCGTCCGTCCTACGACCCGACTATGGCCGAGGAGACCGACATCGAGGAGCTGAAGCGTGGCACCGATCTCGTCAAACGCGGCTTTGCACGGATGCAGAAAGGCGGCGTCATCATGGACGTCGTCAACGCCGAACAGGCCCGCGTCGCAGAGGAGGCCGGCGCGGTCGCGGTGATGGCCCTGGAGGCCGTGCCCGCCGACATCCGCAAACGAGGTGGCGTCGCCCGGATGGCCGATCCCGCTGACGTATCGGAGATCGTCGAGTCGGTTTCGGTCCCTGTGATGGGCAAGTCCCGAATCGGCCACACGAAGGAGGCCCAGATCCTCGAAGCGGTGGGAGTCGACATGATCGACGAATCCGAAGTCCTCACTCCCGCCGACGACGCCTACCACATCGACAAGCGAGAGTTCACCGCGCCGTTCGTCTGCGGGGCGCGCGATCTGGGCGAGGCCCTTCGGCGGATCGAGGAGGGCGCGGCGATGATCCGTACGAAGGGCGAGGCCGGCACTGGCGACGTGAACCAGGCCGTGCATCACCAGCGCCAGATCAAGGGGGCGATCAGGCGGATCGAGGGGATGAGCCACGAGGAGCGCGAGGCGTTCGCCCGCGAAATCGAGGCACCGGCCCATCTGGTCCACGAGACCGCCGAGGTCGGTCGGCTGCCGGTCGTGAACTTCGCCGCGGGCGGGATCGCCACCCCCGCCGACGCCGCCTTGATGATGCACCACGGCTGTGACGGCATCTTCGTCGGATCGGGGATCTTCGGCGCCCAGAACCCCGAGGCGATGGCCGACGCGATCGTCGCTGCGACGACCAACTGGGACGGTCCAGAGAAACTCGCCGAGATCGCCTCGAACGTCGGAAAGAGCATGAAGGGCGACGCGAACGTCGATCTGCCCGACGAGGAGAAGATGCAGAACCGGGGCGTCTGAGGACGGAACCCTCTTTGTGCGCTCGGCGGCTACGTCGACCCGGCCGATGACGAACACCCTCACCGAGCGCGTCTAGGCAGCGCGCGATGAGGAGCCCTATGAGTGCCGAGGCCACATTCCGAACCGCAATGGATTTCTCGCCGAGTCGTGGGGGCCGTTCGGAAATCACCGAACAGCTCCAGACCGAGCGCCGAACGGAGAAGTCGAACCGGGGCGGACCGGGTGGCATCCACACACCGATCCCAGTCGCAGTCGATTCCCGCCCCGTTGCCCTCGATGAGCCGGCCGACGTGGTCGGGTACCCCACCGATGGGACCGGCCGGTCCGGCGTGAGGTCTCAGTCGTAGGTTCGGTAGGTTCCCGAGCCGACGTCGACGCGGACGAGCGTGTTTCCGGTCCAGGCGTCCGGGTCCGCACCGTACTTGGGGTTGATCGCCCGGAGCGCCTCGCGTGTCGCCCCCTCGTCTTCGACCACCGTGGCGGTCCCGCGTATCGTGACCATCCACTCGGCGCTCCCGCCGCTCGATTTCTCGATGGAGGCCGCGACCCGCGGGTTCCGCCGGACGTTCGCCAGTTTCCGGCCGGTGATCAGCGCCGAGAGGGTGCCCGACTCGTAGCGGTACCAGACCGGCGCGACGTGGGGCCGGTCCTCGTGGCTGGTGGCGAAATGGGCCATCAGCGGCTCGCCCTCGATCAGCTCCTCGGCCTCGCGCGGCAGTCCGCGGCTCATGGTTCGGGAAGGGGCGTGATCGACATAGGCCTTGATGGAACGCGGGCCGATGACGGACAGGGCGCGTGAGGAGAGGCCAGCCGGTGTCGAAGTCGCACGTTCGGAGCGATCCGCTTTTAGCCCGATTACCCGAACCCACCCCATGGAGAAACTCATCGCCTCGCTCGACGACGCGCCGATCATCGACAAGGACGGTTACGAGTACCTCGTCCACCCGATCAGCAACGGCGTGCCGATGCTCGATCCGGCCCTGTTGCGCGAGGTCGTCGTCGAACTCATGCGCACCGCGGAGT from Halalkalicoccus subterraneus encodes the following:
- a CDS encoding pyridoxamine 5'-phosphate oxidase family protein — encoded protein: MSRGLPREAEELIEGEPLMAHFATSHEDRPHVAPVWYRYESGTLSALITGRKLANVRRNPRVAASIEKSSGGSAEWMVTIRGTATVVEDEGATREALRAINPKYGADPDAWTGNTLVRVDVGSGTYRTYD
- a CDS encoding pyridoxal-phosphate-dependent aminotransferase family protein, which translates into the protein MDDRETLVMTPGPTALPESVREAMTRPIQNPDVEPEFTEFYRDLLDELGRVYGTDDDLVVLAGEGMVGLEASVASLIEPGETVLCLANGIYGAGFADLVELHGGEPVIHEIPPTEGFDPESVKEAVEEHDPAVATMVHCETPTGVLNDLDAVLTVLDEAGVLTICDAVSSLGGTEVPTEFIDICLGASQKCFSAPPGLATLSVSEAAWKRIEAIDQRSFYLNLEPWHDLGFDDPPAGFPYTHSVSDLYALDAALDRLLEEGMNDVFERHERAAEHCRERGRELGLAPFAPELTSPTVTAFAVENAGDLQRQVAEEGVVLATGLGEYSESILRVGHMGYNAEIERVDRAMDALAAALD
- the pdxS gene encoding pyridoxal 5'-phosphate synthase lyase subunit PdxS — translated: MAEETDIEELKRGTDLVKRGFARMQKGGVIMDVVNAEQARVAEEAGAVAVMALEAVPADIRKRGGVARMADPADVSEIVESVSVPVMGKSRIGHTKEAQILEAVGVDMIDESEVLTPADDAYHIDKREFTAPFVCGARDLGEALRRIEEGAAMIRTKGEAGTGDVNQAVHHQRQIKGAIRRIEGMSHEEREAFAREIEAPAHLVHETAEVGRLPVVNFAAGGIATPADAALMMHHGCDGIFVGSGIFGAQNPEAMADAIVAATTNWDGPEKLAEIASNVGKSMKGDANVDLPDEEKMQNRGV